The following coding sequences are from one Dama dama isolate Ldn47 chromosome 8, ASM3311817v1, whole genome shotgun sequence window:
- the TINAGL1 gene encoding tubulointerstitial nephritis antigen-like isoform X1, translating into MWRRPPRLLLLLSLLLAGELGVGARRGRRRRELAPALHQRGIRDAGGRYCQEQDLCCRGRADDCALPYLGVTCYCDLFCNRTVSDCCPDFWDFCLGVPPPFPPIQGCMHKGRIYPVLGTYWDNCNRCTCHEKEQWECDQEPCLVDEDMIKAINQGNYGWQAGNHSAFWGMTLDEGIRYRLGTVRPSSSVTNMNEIHTVLGPGEVLPRTFEASEKWPNLIHDPLDQGNCAGSWAFSTAAVASDRVSIHSLGHMTPVLSPQNLLSCDTHNQQGCRGGRLDGAWWFLRRRGVVSDHCYPVSGHGRDEAVPAPPCMMHSRAMGRGKRQATARCPNSYVHANDIYQVTPAYRLGSNEKEIMKELMENGPVQALMEVHEDFFVYKSGIYSHTPVSLGRPERYRRHGTHSVKITGWGEETLPDGKTIKYWTAANSWGPAWGERGHFRIVRGANECDIESFVLGVWGRVGMEDMGHH; encoded by the exons ATGTGGCGCCGTCCACCgcggctgctgctcctgctgtcGCTGCTGCTGGCCGGCGAGTTGGGCGTGGGCGCCCGGCGGGGTCGTAGGCGCCGGGAGCTAGCACCGGCTCTGCACCAGCGTGGCATCCGGGACGCGGGGGGCCGGTACTGCCAGGAGCAGGACCTCTGCTGCCGCGGCCGCGCGGATGACTGCGCCCTGCCCTACCTGGGTGTGACCTGTTACTGTGACCTCTTCTGCAATCGCACCGTCTCCGACTGCTGCCCTGACTTCTGGGATTTCTGCCTCGGCGTGCCACCCCCCTTCCCCCCCATCCAAG GATGTATGCACAAGGGTCGCATCTATCCAGTCTTGGGAACCTACTGGGACAACTGTAACCGTTG TACCTGCCATGAGAAAGAGCAGTGGGAGTGTGACCAGGAGCCATGCCTGGTGGACGAAGACATGATCAAGGCCATCAACCAAGGCAACTATGG CTGGCAGGCTGGAAACCACAGTGCCTTCTGGGGCATGACCCTGGATGAGGGCATTCGCTACCGCCTAGGCACTGTCCGCCCATCTTCCTCCGTCACCAACATGAATGAGATTCAT ACAGTGCTGGGTCCAGGGGAGGTGCTGCCCAGAACCTTCGAGGCCTCTGAGAAGTGGCCCAACCTGATCCACGACCCTCTAGACCAGGGCAATTGTGCAGGCTCCTGGGCCTTCTCCACGGCAG CTGTGGCATCCGATCGAGTCTCAATCCATTCTCTGGGGCACATGACACCCGTCCTGTCGCCCCAGAACCTGCTGTCTTGTGACACGCACAACCAGCAGGGTTGCCGTGGTGGGCGACTGGATGGCGCCTGGTGGTTCCTGCGCCGTCGAGG GGTTGTGTCTGACCACTGCTACCCAGTCTCCGGCCATGGGCGGGACGAGGCTGTCCCCGCACCCCCCTGCATGATGCACAGTCGGGCCATGGGTCGGGGCAAACGCCAGGCCACCGCGCGCTGCCCCAATAGCTATGTCCATGCCAATGACATCTACCAGGTCACTCCTGCCTACCGCCTCGGCTCCAAC GAGAAGGAGATCATGAAGGAGCTGATGGAGAATGGTCCTGTCCAAG CCCTCATGGAGGTGCATGAGGACTTCTTCGTATATAAGAGCGGTATCTACAGCCACACACCAGTGAGCCTCGGGAGGCCGGAGCGATACCGCCGGCATGGGACCCATTCAGTCAAGATCACAGG GTGGGGCGAGGAGACGCTGCCCGACGGGAAGACCATCAAGTACTGG ACGGCGGCCAACTCGTGGGGCCCGGCCTGGGGCGAGAGGGGCCACTTTCGCATCGTGCGCGGCGCCAACGAGTGCGACATCGAGAGCTTCGTGCTGGGCGTCTGGGGCCGCGTGGGAATGGAGGACATGGGACACCACTGA
- the TINAGL1 gene encoding tubulointerstitial nephritis antigen-like isoform X2, producing MHKGRIYPVLGTYWDNCNRCTCHEKEQWECDQEPCLVDEDMIKAINQGNYGWQAGNHSAFWGMTLDEGIRYRLGTVRPSSSVTNMNEIHTVLGPGEVLPRTFEASEKWPNLIHDPLDQGNCAGSWAFSTAAVASDRVSIHSLGHMTPVLSPQNLLSCDTHNQQGCRGGRLDGAWWFLRRRGVVSDHCYPVSGHGRDEAVPAPPCMMHSRAMGRGKRQATARCPNSYVHANDIYQVTPAYRLGSNEKEIMKELMENGPVQALMEVHEDFFVYKSGIYSHTPVSLGRPERYRRHGTHSVKITGWGEETLPDGKTIKYWTAANSWGPAWGERGHFRIVRGANECDIESFVLGVWGRVGMEDMGHH from the exons ATGCACAAGGGTCGCATCTATCCAGTCTTGGGAACCTACTGGGACAACTGTAACCGTTG TACCTGCCATGAGAAAGAGCAGTGGGAGTGTGACCAGGAGCCATGCCTGGTGGACGAAGACATGATCAAGGCCATCAACCAAGGCAACTATGG CTGGCAGGCTGGAAACCACAGTGCCTTCTGGGGCATGACCCTGGATGAGGGCATTCGCTACCGCCTAGGCACTGTCCGCCCATCTTCCTCCGTCACCAACATGAATGAGATTCAT ACAGTGCTGGGTCCAGGGGAGGTGCTGCCCAGAACCTTCGAGGCCTCTGAGAAGTGGCCCAACCTGATCCACGACCCTCTAGACCAGGGCAATTGTGCAGGCTCCTGGGCCTTCTCCACGGCAG CTGTGGCATCCGATCGAGTCTCAATCCATTCTCTGGGGCACATGACACCCGTCCTGTCGCCCCAGAACCTGCTGTCTTGTGACACGCACAACCAGCAGGGTTGCCGTGGTGGGCGACTGGATGGCGCCTGGTGGTTCCTGCGCCGTCGAGG GGTTGTGTCTGACCACTGCTACCCAGTCTCCGGCCATGGGCGGGACGAGGCTGTCCCCGCACCCCCCTGCATGATGCACAGTCGGGCCATGGGTCGGGGCAAACGCCAGGCCACCGCGCGCTGCCCCAATAGCTATGTCCATGCCAATGACATCTACCAGGTCACTCCTGCCTACCGCCTCGGCTCCAAC GAGAAGGAGATCATGAAGGAGCTGATGGAGAATGGTCCTGTCCAAG CCCTCATGGAGGTGCATGAGGACTTCTTCGTATATAAGAGCGGTATCTACAGCCACACACCAGTGAGCCTCGGGAGGCCGGAGCGATACCGCCGGCATGGGACCCATTCAGTCAAGATCACAGG GTGGGGCGAGGAGACGCTGCCCGACGGGAAGACCATCAAGTACTGG ACGGCGGCCAACTCGTGGGGCCCGGCCTGGGGCGAGAGGGGCCACTTTCGCATCGTGCGCGGCGCCAACGAGTGCGACATCGAGAGCTTCGTGCTGGGCGTCTGGGGCCGCGTGGGAATGGAGGACATGGGACACCACTGA